A section of the Rhodothermus sp. genome encodes:
- the der gene encoding ribosome biogenesis GTPase Der, with protein sequence MALVAIVGRPNVGKSTFFNRLTRSHEAITHDQPGVTRDRVYGTAEWNGVRFSVVDTGGYVPNTSDVFEQAIREQVQIAIEEADAILFMVDVTTGVTDLDDALAELLRRTQKPVFVVANKADNDERTWEASTFYQLGLSEVYPISALSGRGTGELLDALVQRLPARDSGVETDERPRLAIVGRPNVGKSSLTNALLGQERSIVTEVSGTTRDAVHSVLKYYGREIVLVDTAGLRRRSRIRENIEFYATLRTERALRECDVAITLIDATEGLTAQDIRILRQAEALRKGMVLVVNKWDLVEKDANTMKIWEEAIRHRLPTWVHVPLVFISARTRQRIHRVLEEALRVYENRQQRIATSQLNEVLQEAIRQQHPPTYRGRPVKIKYVTQVETAPPVFAFFCNYPEGVKEPYRRYLEKRIRAAFGFEGVPLTLVFRQK encoded by the coding sequence ATGGCGCTGGTTGCCATTGTGGGACGGCCAAACGTTGGAAAATCGACCTTTTTCAACCGGCTGACCCGTTCGCATGAAGCCATCACACATGACCAGCCGGGCGTAACACGCGATCGCGTCTACGGCACGGCCGAATGGAATGGCGTGCGCTTTTCGGTTGTCGATACCGGTGGGTACGTACCCAACACCTCGGACGTCTTCGAACAGGCGATTCGGGAACAGGTGCAGATCGCCATCGAAGAGGCCGATGCCATTCTGTTTATGGTCGATGTAACCACCGGGGTGACCGACCTGGACGATGCATTGGCCGAGCTGCTCCGGCGTACGCAAAAGCCGGTCTTTGTCGTGGCCAATAAGGCCGATAATGACGAACGTACCTGGGAGGCCAGCACTTTTTATCAGCTTGGCCTTTCTGAGGTCTATCCGATCAGTGCTTTGAGTGGGCGAGGAACCGGTGAGCTGCTTGATGCCCTGGTGCAACGGCTGCCGGCCCGTGACAGTGGAGTGGAAACCGATGAGCGCCCCCGTCTGGCGATCGTGGGTCGGCCCAATGTAGGCAAGTCGTCACTAACAAACGCTTTGCTCGGGCAGGAGCGTTCGATTGTAACCGAGGTCAGCGGCACTACGCGTGATGCGGTGCATTCGGTGCTCAAGTACTACGGACGGGAGATCGTACTGGTTGATACCGCTGGTCTGCGGCGCCGTTCGCGCATTCGGGAAAATATTGAGTTCTATGCGACGCTGCGCACCGAGCGAGCACTGCGCGAATGCGACGTGGCCATTACATTGATCGACGCCACCGAAGGACTGACGGCTCAGGATATCCGCATTTTACGTCAGGCCGAAGCACTGCGCAAGGGCATGGTGCTGGTGGTAAACAAGTGGGATTTGGTCGAAAAAGACGCCAACACGATGAAAATATGGGAGGAAGCGATTCGCCACCGGTTGCCGACCTGGGTGCATGTGCCGTTGGTGTTTATTTCGGCCAGGACGCGCCAGCGTATCCATCGTGTACTTGAGGAAGCCTTGCGCGTGTATGAGAATCGGCAACAGCGCATTGCTACCAGTCAGCTCAACGAGGTGTTGCAGGAAGCCATTCGGCAGCAACACCCGCCTACTTATCGGGGACGTCCGGTAAAAATCAAGTACGTGACGCAGGTTGAGACAGCGCCGCCTGTGTTTGCCTTTTTCTGCAATTATCCGGAGGGTGTTAAAGAGCCATACCGGCGCTATCTGGAAAAGCGGATTCGAGCTGCTTTTGGCTTTGAGGGCGTGCCCCTGACCCTTGTGTTTCGGCAAAAGTGA